From Glycine max cultivar Williams 82 chromosome 11, Glycine_max_v4.0, whole genome shotgun sequence, the proteins below share one genomic window:
- the LOC106795120 gene encoding uncharacterized protein produces the protein MSESFLVHFILCTLPQQYTPFKISYNTHKDKWSINELMTMCVQEEERLIMEEGEKVNLTTSNSGKDRKKSVGTNKGKIPTQPTIKKESKCFFCKKKGHMKKDCPKFKSWFEKKGYGKPKEASGK, from the exons ATGTCTGAATCCTTCCTggtacatttcattttgtgcacCCTACCTCAACAGTATACACCCTTCAAAatctcctacaacacacataaggataaatggtctattaatgaattgatgaccatgtgtgttcaagaagaggagagattgataatggaagagggtgagaaggtaAATTTGACTACTTCTAATTCTGGAAAGGATAGGAAGAAGTCTGTAGGCACCAATAAAGGAAAGATTCCGACtcaaccaacaattaaaaaggagtcaaagtgtttcttctgtaaaaagaaaggacacatgaagaaggactgccccaaatttaaaagttggtttgagaagaaag ggtatggaaagcctaaggaagccagtgggaagtga
- the LOC100803275 gene encoding G-type lectin S-receptor-like serine/threonine-protein kinase At4g27290 has translation MLIMVRFFFFCFFISTLLIQGTLAIITPNESIQGNRTLVSSAGTFEAGFFNFGNSQGQYFGIWYKNISPKTIVWVANKDAPVKDSTAFLTLTHQGDPVILDGSRSTTVWFSNSSRIAEKPIMQLLDSGNLVVKDGNSKKENFLWESFDYPGNTFLAGMKLRTNLVSGPYRSLTSWKNAEDPGSGEFSYHIDAHGFPQLVTTKGEILFSRAGSWTGFVFSGVSWRRMLSLVTFSLAINDKEVTYQYETLKAGTVTMLVINPSGFVQRLLWSERTGNWEILSTRPMDQCEYYAFCDVNSLCNVTNSPKTCTCLEGFVPKFYEKWSALDWSGGCVRRINLSCEGDVFQKYAGMKLPDTSSSWYDKSLNLEKCEKLCLKNCSCTAYANVDVDGRGCLLWFDNIVDLTRHTDQGQDIYIRLAASELDHRGNDQSFDNKKLVGIVVGIVAFIMVLGSVTFTYMKRKKLAKREMLKIFHWKYKREKEDVELSTIFDFSTISNATDQFSPSKKLGEGGFGPVYKGLLKDGQEIAVKRLAKTSEQGAEQFKNEVMLMAKLQHRNLVKLLGCSIHQKERLLIYEYMSNRSLDYFIFDSTQSKQLDLTKRLQIIDGIARGLLYLHQDSRLRIIHRDLKVSNILLDNDMNPKISDFGLARTFGGDQAEANTNRVMGTYGYMPPEYALHGRFSIKSDVFSFGVIVLEIISGRKNRNFQDSEHHLNLLSHAWRLWIEEKPLELIDDLLDDPVSPHEILRCIHVGLLCVQQTPENRPNMSSVVLMLNGEKLLPDPSQPGFYTGTIQYPIQLESSSRSVGACSQNEATVSLLEAR, from the exons ATGTTAATAATGGTccgatttttcttcttctgcttcttcATTTCCACGTTATTAATACAAGGCACCCTCGCTATAATTACTCCAAATGAGTCAATCCAAGGCAATAGGACCCTAGTTTCTTCTGCTGGAACTTTTGAAGCAGGATTCTTCAACTTTGGAAATTCACAAGGCCAATACTTTGGTATATGGTACAAGAACATATCACCAAAGACTATTGTGTGGGTTGCCAACAAAGATGCCCCAGTTAAAGACTCAACAGCATTTCTCACACTAACACATCAAGGAGATCCTGTTATTCTTGATGGCTCAAGGAGTACTACTGTGTGGTTCTCCAATTCATCAAGAATTGCTGAGAAACCAATTATGCAGCTTCTAGACTCGGGAAATCTTGTTGTGAAAGATGGAAACAGCAAAAAAGAGAATTTTTTGTGGGAAAGTTTTGATTACCCTGGTAACACTTTTCTTGCAGGAATGAAACTTAGGACAAACTTAGTTTCTGGTCCTTATAGGTCTCTCACATCTTGGAAAAACGCAGAAGATCCCGGTTCTGGTGAGTTTTCATATCACATAGATGCTCATGGATTTCCTCAACTGGTTACTACAAAGGGAGAAATTTTATTTAGCAGAGCAGGGTCATGGACTGGCTTTGTTTTCAGTGGAGTTTCTTGGCGAAGAATGCTTAGCCTTGTAACTTTTTCGCTAGCGATTAATGACAAGGAAGTCACTTACCAATATGAAACCCTGAAGGCTGGAACTGTTACTATGTTAGTGATCAATCCATCAGGCTTTGTGCAACGTTTGTTATGGTCCGAACGGACTGGGAATTGGGAGATTTTATCAACTCGTCCCATGGATCAGTGTGAATACTATGCCTTTTGTGATGTGAATTCTTTGTGTAATGTTACTAACTCTCCAAAAACATGTACATGCTTGGAAGGTTTTGTACCCAAGTTTTATGAGAAATGGAGTGCATTAGATTGGTCTGGTGGGTGTGTTAGAAGAATAAACTTGAGTTGTGAAGGTGATGTGTTTCAAAAGTACGCAGGAATGAAATTGCCAGATACTTCTTCTTCTTGGTATGACAAGAGTTTGAACCTTGAGAAATGTGAGAAATTGTGTTTGAAAAACTGCTCTTGTACAGCATATGCAAATGTAGATGTTGATGGGAGAGGGTGTTTGCTTTGGTTTGATAACATTGTGGATTTGACAAGACACACAGACCAAGGACAAGATATTTACATACGGCTTGCAGCTTCAGAGTTag ATCATAGAGGGAATGACCAGAGCTTTGATAACAAGAAGCTTGTAGGGATAGTAGTAGGCATTGTTGCATTCATCATGGTACTTGGATCGGTCACATTCACATATATGAAGAGAAAGAAGCTCGCAAAGAGAG AGATGCTAAAAATATTTCACTGGAAATAcaaaagggagaaggaagaTGTGGAGTTATCAacaatatttgatttttcaacCATCTCTAATGCTACAGATCAATTTTCACCCAGTAAAAAGTTAGGAGAAGGTGGCTTTGGACCAGTATACAAG GGTTTATTGAAAGATGGACAAGAGATTGCAGTCAAGAGGCTTGCAAAAACTTCTGAGCAAGGAGCAGAGCAGTTCAAAAATGAAGTCATGTTGATGGCAAAACTTCAGCACCGCAATCTTGTAAAACTTCTTGGATGTTCTATTCACCAAAAAGAAAGGCTCTTGATCTATGAATACATGTCCAACAGAAGCTTGGATTACTTCATTTTTG ATTCAACACAAAGTAAACAACTAGATCTGACAAAGCGCCTTCAAATCATCGATGGTATTGCTCGAGGGCTACTCTATCTTCATCAAGACTCTAGATTAAGAATCATCCACAGAGATCTCAAAGTTAGCAACATTCTTCTAGATAATGATATGAATCCAAAGATATCAGATTTTGGTTTGGCTAGAACATTTGGAGGAGATCAAGCTGAGGCTAATACAAATAGAGTGATGGGAACATA TGGTTATATGCCTCCTGAATATGCACTTCATGGACGTTTTTCAATCAAATCTGATGTATTTAGCTTTGGTGTAATTGTGCTGGAGATAATAAGTGGGAGAAAGAATCGGAATTTCCAAGACTCTGAGCATCATCTTAATCTTCTTAGTCAT GCATGGAGACTGTGGATTGAAGAAAAGCCACTTGAGCTAATAGATGACCTATTAGATGATCCAGTCTCTCCACATGAAATACTGAGATGTATTCATGTGGGTCTGCTATGTGTGCAACAAACACCTGAAAATAGACCCAACATGTCATCTGTGGTTTTAATGTTGAATGGTGAAAAGTTGTTGCCTGATCCAAGCCAACCTGGGTTCTACACAGGAACAATTCAGTATCCAATTCAGCTAGAATCTTCTTCGAGAAGTGTTGGAGCATGTTCACAAAATGAAGCTACAGTGTCCTTGTTAGAGGCACGATAG